DNA sequence from the Salvelinus sp. IW2-2015 linkage group LG37, ASM291031v2, whole genome shotgun sequence genome:
CATGTTGATTGCCATGCAAGTAGAAGAAAGAGTACTTGAGTGtagctacagtatagtacaaGCATTCCCATTCACTTGCTGCACGGCTCTGTGGTTGAGCAGGTCTTTTCAGGTAGTGCatgacacacacatccacacacacacacacactgcaggttaACAGGCTGTATACAGCAGAAGGTCAGTGCCTCCTACAGGCTGTGTGTGAGACGACCTGCAGTGTTACCAGACGGAGTAGGGGACAGTGAACAGAGCCTGCCATttctcacacagacatacacaagcgcacacacatatTTGTTCAATGCCAGGTTCCTTTTCACACCGTATCAATCAGTTCAAGGCATAAAGGCTAGTATCATGATGCAACCTGCACAGCATGGCTCTTTCATAGTGGTGGTAGCGTTCATACTGAATCATACTTAACCTCCCCTATTTGTCCATACACTTTCTTCCATCATTCAATAAGGATTTCCTTTTAATGTACAACCTGGTATTTTATTGCTGGTACATTTTTTTTCCTTGTAGAGCACTCAGGTCCATTGAAAGGTGGTGAGCAGGAGAGCGAGTTGACCAAGATTAGTCATTCctgtatactctctctctctctcacgagaAAGTGACATGCTCAGCCATCATAGAGCCAGAGCAATTACTTGGCAGGAGTTTTGTCAggccttaataaaaaaaaaacatggaggACGGGATGAGGACTGGAGTgatgtctttcctctctctctcttctgtctctgtcatcCATTTACCGCACTTGTAACTACTGtgcactgaacaacaatataaaacgcaccaagtgttggtcccatgtttcatgaggtggaataaaagatcccagaaatgttccatatgcacaaaaagcatatttctctcaaattttgtgcacacatttgtttacatccctgttagtgagcatttctcctttgccaagataatccagccacctgacaagtgtgacatatcaagaagctgattaaaccgcatgatcattacactggtgcaccttgtgctgtggacaataaaaggccactctaaaatgtgacaaaactgcacacaacacaatcctgcagatgactcaagttttgagagtgtgcaattggcacgctgactgcaggaatgtccaccagagctgttgccagagaatttaatgttcatttctccaacgtcgctttagagaatttggcagtacgtccaacctcacaaccgcagaccacgtgcatggcattgtgtgggcgataGGTTTTCTGATATCAaaattgtgaacagagtgccccatggtggcggtgtggttatggtatcGGCAGGCATACGCTACAgccaacaaacacaattgcattttatcgatggcaattttaatgcacagagataccgtgacaagatcctgaggcccattgtcgtttcattcatcctccaccatcacctcatgtttcagcatgataatgcacggcccgtgtcacaaggatctgtacacaattcctggaagctgaaaatgtcccagctcttccatggcctgcatactcaccaaacatgtcaccacCCATtcgtatgtttgggatgctctggattgacgtgtacgacagccattgaagagtgggacaacattccacaggccacaatcaacaacagcctgatcaactctgttcGAAGGAGATTTGTTGTGCTGCACGAGGCAAATGATGAttaaaccagatactgactggttttctgatccacgcccctacttttttaaaaggtatctgtgaccaacagatacatatctgcattcccagtcatgaaacccatagatcagggcctaatgaatttatttcaattgactgatttccttatatgaactgtaaatacagtaaagtctttgaaattattgcatttatacttttgttcagtatacttcctGCCGAGTCTGTTAACTTTACATATCATCAGGAATAGCAAAGAATAAAGGACCACATTTCCACAGTCAGCGGCCTGTTTTGAATGAATCtgtttgtgttgcaaatgtattgccCTTCGTGTTTGGATGGAAGTGTCTCTGGTATGTAGGCCTACTGGGCCAAAATGCTACTAGCGTTCTcctgctctgtctccctctgcgGCTTTCCAACAATTCTGATGTCTTTAGTGggagccactgtgtgtgtgtgtgtgtgtgtgtgtgtgtgtaaagggctTGTCGTGATCAGTGATGGAGCGTAGTAATGTTTATCTCCCTTTGATTGTCCCTCTGCAGGGGGCAGATGAAGACACAGCTGCACAGACACAGAAATGCAGTGCCCGCTGGTTatacaaacaagtacacaaacacacacaaatctagcATCTCAAGTGAGTCACCAAGGAACTCTGGGCACTGACTGTTTCTTAGAAACGTACACCATTTAAACATTTTCTATTCCAAGTATGCCAGTCCTTACATCACGTCCCTCTCCTTATCTTAGTCCACGTAAGGAAGTCTTCGTCAATGGGGAAAAGTATTAGTATTATTGAAAgtacactcacacaacacattgaATGCAGATGGCCAATTATTAGCATTTCACATTTACCGTTTTAATATGAACTGTTTACCGGACAGTTTTTGACAAGTGGGTGCTTCTTTTGTTATGTGTTCAACAGTCACATACAGTATTGGGGATATTTTCAGCTACACAATTGGGGTGAATTGAGACAAGAGGGGGTCATTTTTTTTCATATAATTCACCTTGAACTGAATGTTTTCCTGAACCGTGTAGATAACTAGTCTGTTAAGAGAGGGGTTCATTTGAAAGGGCTACAGATATCAGGACTGCGTTCAGTTGtcaaacgttgcagatagaaatgccatagAGCCGACTTGATTCCTTGTTCTACATGCCAGAGAGGTAGCATAGAACTGAACAAAGAATTTCTCACATGATGATGTTGTCATCTTCATGCAGGTGGACATACCAAAAAGGTCTAAAGAATATAGTGTCAGTAATATAGGTTACGTcattataaaaaaagaagataaaaTGCCAACTCATCTGCTCTGGGCAGAATAGTCGCTGGTAGGTAAGTGAGGTTAAAACAGTCAGCAGTACCACTGTGAAACTTAATTTGTGCAGTAATATAAGAAGTCCATAAGGTGGCAGCAGAGTCCCACTGTTCTTTTAGTAGTGTGAGTCCTCTTCCCAACAGGATATGCCTACATGGGTCCTATTTGAATACAActaaaatgcatccttccttccttccttgcttCCTAGAAATAATCTCTGATCtgactgttgttttatttatttaactaggcaagtcagttaagaacaaattcttatttacattgacggcctaccctggcaaaACCATAACccgaacgacactgggccaattgtgcgccgccctatgggactcccaatcacgaccggttgtgatacagcctggaatcgaaccagggtctgtagtgacgcctatagcaccaagatgcagtgccttagaccgctgtgccactcggggtTGGCGAAacatattgctttcacctataCCATCATTAAGCAACAAGGcccgaggtaccttattgctattattgttaccaatgtaattagagcagtatacggtctgatataccacggttgtcagccaatcagcattcagggctcgaaccacctagtttataatGTTGAATAAGTCATGGATTATTTCACCGAACTGGGAAGGAGGGATGTGTTTCTGAAGTATTGGAACAGGGGCATGCTTTCATCTCTTTATCATGATGCACTTTGACCTTTCCCATCATGGCACCCTCCCTTTTGAGTCTGTATGGTGCTTGTCTTTAGACAGACAATGTTCCTGCCTCAGTCTACTCAACAGCATATCAATCAATAGGCTCCTGCGATGGCTAGGCTACACTTAGCAGTAGGCCAGCCTAGCTCCAAGGTAACAAGTGTCACTGTCACTGTATTGGGGTGCAGCGGTGGCTCTTGTAGGTGCCCAGGTGACGGAAGCTCCTCCCACATTGCTGGCAACAATAGGGTGTGGCACCACTATGGATCCTCTGGTGGGTATAAAGGTTACCAAGCTCCTTGAAGCGCCGCCCACACTGCTGGCACGCGTAGGGGCTCTCCCCTGTATGCACCCGCTGGTGCCTCTTTAAGCCGGAGAGCACCGGGAAGCCTTTCCCACACTGGGGGCACGGGAAGGGGCTCTGCCCGCCATTGTGCCCCAGCCGGTGACTCTTCAATCGGGCAGCGTGCCGGAATCTCTCCCCACACTCGGGGCATATGAAGGGCTTTTCCCCTGTATGGATGCGCTGGTGCTGCCGCAGGTTGCCCAAGTAGTTGAAATGGCGGCCACAGTCGCCGCACTCGTAGCCCCCTTCCACTTTCTTCTCCCTCGTACCTCCCCCGCCTCCTCCTCTTGCCAGGCTCATCCCCCCGGACGCAGCCGCCATGCTCCCACCTTCCAGCACCCCCAACCCCCGCTTGGAGTTACTGCTACCCTCCCCCAGGGTGAGGAGTGCGGTGGAGGTGGACTGCAGGGCGCTGTGGGTGCCGGTGGTGTTGCCGTGTATCAGTTTGATGTGTTCCTCCAGGAACAAGGAGTCGGGGCAGAAGGTTCCACACAGCGGGCAGAGGTATGTGTGGGAGGGAAACTGCTGGCCTGTGAACCGACACATTAATGATTACAGTTATTGCACTCAGTCCACTAGAGTTCCTAAGCATGGAATTGAAGCATGCAGCCAAAGCAATAAGGATTGGTCAGGTTGTCGACACactgcaaaacatttttaaaagttgtatttttgcTAAATAAATGGAGCAAAAAAATTCAATGTGCAAAGATGAAGACCCTCAATGTCACAAATGAATGACCCTGAAGAAGGCATAGTGATGCCGAaatgttggtaaatacccatttaattgctgggagattacacatggagtgtgcgactttattttgatagttcaCAAATGAATGACGACATGAAATGAAGTGTAAaggtcttctccctctcctctcacctggttcTAGTCGATCCACATGGTCCTCCACAGAACCGTCCCCCTCCCCTCCCGAAGAGCCCTGGGGGGCCAGGGGAAAGTCAGGGGTGTGGGCGTCACGGGAGAAAGGTGCTGAGGGATGCTCCAATCCACCATCCCTTTCGTTTGACTCatcaccctcttcctcttcttcgtcTGGTATTGTCTCACATTTAGGCTCCCTCATACCTGCAtaaacaaacacatggtttggcTTTTATGATGCCCATTTACAGAAAAGTTGAGTGGGCCTATACAGCCTTTACATAGACACATGCAATGGTGCAAGACTGGACAGCATCCAGCATATCAATTCCCAATGTATGCCCTACTACATGGCCAATGCACATAACAGTGATTGGTGAGTTTACCTTTCAAATCCGACGTGTACTCTACACCCGTCATCCATTCGTAGTCGTAGATCCGTTTGCTTCCCGATGGTAGTATGCCGAATAGGTCATCCGTGTTCGAGTCCGACTCCTCATCCCCAGACCCCGCGTCAGGGATGGTGTCCGGCCACAGGTTGAGGGAGTGCGGCTGGGGGTCGTGGCGGCTGTCCCTGTCACTACCAGACGGAGGATTGCTCGGGTCGCTGTCCGCTTCAGCCCCCCGTGAATTCTTATCTTTCATCAGATAATCGCAAATTGCATTGATGTTTTCTTTCTTTACGCCAGGCATGGCTGGTTTGGCTTTCTTGGGCTCGTTGCTGTGCTTGCTGCCCGAATGGAAGTCTGATTTTCGGAATACAGATGATGCCTCGGTGGTCATTCCGCCGGGGTACGGGTCCCTACCGTCTCTTTGTATCTCCAGCCTTGCTTTAAGGACTTCAATTTCGTCTGTTTTCTCCCGAAGCTCAATTTTCAGAACGCGTATCCTGACGCTGACAATTTTCCTGATTTCGGACAATGCTGTCTCGAGCACCACTGTTATGTTTCTTCCAAGGTGTTCGGTGATGTCGTTCACCGAGCAGAGTAGCTCCTCGTCGGGTTCGAATTCCAAGAAATCATCGTCGGCTCTCGCCGTAGGCCCCGGCGTGTCCATGAATGCGTTTTGAGGGTCGGGCGAAAGGCTCGTTTCGGTGAAACTGTGGTTCCTTTTGCGGCTCATGTCTTTGCAGGctttaaagttagctagctaacagactAGCTACTGTGGTTGGTAGAATGAGCGTCTCGTCAGCAACACTTAAAAACTAACTTCCGGGTCATGGAATTTCGGGTGAATGTTCAAAGTACAAGTACCCCACGTAATAGTAGAAAAGTGCCATtaacctgtatttatttattcatgatGTATGAAAAATATTtgtctaaacattaacaatgattcatatttgttcatatttaagtgacatttgtaTTACATTTGTGGTTTAGCACATGTTCCAAGGGCAAATAAATGCCCCCATATGCATTACATAAACTGTCTTATAGAGGAAAAACGATTATTTGTGCCGATGTAAAAGTGGTTGGGAGTACTCAGTACGGTCTGTGGAATCTATATCTGGTGTGATTTCATTGGGCTCTGAATAATATGGAGTGTTACTTGTCTTTTAATGTGGTCATACAGTTTAAAATGGCGTGCCTACACTTTAAGGTACAAATATAGCACTCAtattgccttcagaacagcctcaattcgttggggcatggactctacaaggtgttgaaagcgttccacagggatgctggcccatgttgatcttttgtcttgcccattcatcctctgaatggcacacatacacaatccatgtctcaattgtctcaaggcttaaaaatccttctttaatctgtctcctccccttcatctacactgattgaagtggatttaacaagtgacatataTAAGGGAttataactttcacctggattcacctggtcagtctatgtcagggaaagagcaggtattcttaatgttttgtatactcagtgtatttgctTTATagagaaaaatgtattatttgtgccGATATAAAAGTGGAATGGGAAGTACTCAGTAGGGTTTGTAGAATCTATATATGGTGTcatggggctctgaataatacAGAGTGTTACTGGCCTTTTATTGCGGTCAAACAGTGTTATGCATTAGTTACCCATTTGAATGTTTCTGAATGCTATAAGTGAATACTTAGAGCTGACCAAGTGAAACAGTCTCCTCACTTGAAAAAGGCCATTTCACAGTTTGAAGCATTGAATTCGGGGACATTTTCACAATCCATGGTCCAGGAACAACTTCTTTACAGTAGTGTAAAGGAAATAGTTTAGAATTAATCAACGAATGGCTGCACAAAGCCACATTTTGTCTAGTTACAAATGACAGGATAAGTAGTGTAGAGGTTCTCCACTTTGGTCTGAAAGAAGTCATTCACTTATGCACCTTCAAATGCAAGGAATGTGATTCCTCAAAACCATAAAGACATTCCCAAGCCAACTCAGTGGAAACTGTCTTCACTAACTGAGGATTTTGAGAAAATAAGCACTAGAGATTGGTTCAGGGATAAGATGTGCACCTTGATCTTGTAAAATCTCATCTGGAAGATTACTTTGTGTTGATGTGCCCCGCTTCTTCGTTTGTCAACAGTTCCAGAATGTTCTGAGAGGATAGATGTTCTACCTAAGGTACCTGGAATAGCACACAATTGGTGGCATTTTGAGAATGTAATTATTCTTGTGAATTTAAAAGCACATTGGATGGCCATATCTAtaaacatgaaaaataaagtaTGTGGTCGCAAAAGTATAACATTGAGTGTTAAAGTAATGAACTCCTTAGCAGCATGAGAAGCAACTGGAGGTCATTCTTCACTGACTACAGAAATATCTGGTGCCACAGTATTTGGCATTACATGAAAAGGTTGTGGacattgttctgaaatatgaatttTCTCGTCATTGTGGGAATTTCAAAGCTCAGGTAGATGGAAGTAGTTGTGGTCCCGATATGTGTTGGTTCCCTAAAGCGGTCGTATTTGGAGATAACGTCAATGAATTAATTCACAATAACATGAGATGTTGTATTTTGCATTCATGTTGTTTAAGAACGTGTATATCAGATTCATTGAGTATAAGGGTGaacacgaccccccccccccccaaaaaaaacatatttgattaGTAGAGACCCTGCTGAGTATTTCCTGCCCCACTTTAGATGAGACAGGTAGAATAGTTTTCTTTCTATGAGCCAATATGTATCCCATGCACAGTGTATTACAGTGTATTCAAATTGAGGGCTATGGAAGGTCGGAGAACAAAGTGTTGCTGGATATTTTCTACACAGTCCTCCTCAAAAACGAAtcatatttggttagtagagaccctaTATTCTCACCGCACTTTAGCTGAGGCAGGTATTAA
Encoded proteins:
- the LOC111960056 gene encoding zinc finger protein 16-like produces the protein MSRKRNHSFTETSLSPDPQNAFMDTPGPTARADDDFLEFEPDEELLCSVNDITEHLGRNITVVLETALSEIRKIVSVRIRVLKIELREKTDEIEVLKARLEIQRDGRDPYPGGMTTEASSVFRKSDFHSGSKHSNEPKKAKPAMPGVKKENINAICDYLMKDKNSRGAEADSDPSNPPSGSDRDSRHDPQPHSLNLWPDTIPDAGSGDEESDSNTDDLFGILPSGSKRIYDYEWMTGVEYTSDLKGMREPKCETIPDEEEEEGDESNERDGGLEHPSAPFSRDAHTPDFPLAPQGSSGGEGDGSVEDHVDRLEPGQQFPSHTYLCPLCGTFCPDSLFLEEHIKLIHGNTTGTHSALQSTSTALLTLGEGSSNSKRGLGVLEGGSMAAASGGMSLARGGGGGGTREKKVEGGYECGDCGRHFNYLGNLRQHQRIHTGEKPFICPECGERFRHAARLKSHRLGHNGGQSPFPCPQCGKGFPVLSGLKRHQRVHTGESPYACQQCGRRFKELGNLYTHQRIHSGATPYCCQQCGRSFRHLGTYKSHRCTPIQ